The genomic DNA GCTAGAAATTATATTTTagtgttttagtgtttcagtgaattgttagtgagggagaccctgctctctcgcttcccaagttgtttagttaattttcattccaatctcctttgcattagcgtagcctctcctgtagcctatcaactatgtgtcgatctatccctgttctctcctctctgcacaggccatacaaacgcttcacatcgcgtggccgttgccactctaacctggtggtcccagcgcgcacgacccacgtggagttccaggtctccggcagcctctggaactgccggtctgtggccaacaaggcagagttcatctcagcctatgctaccctccagtccctcgacttcttggcgctgacggaaacatggattaccacagaaaacactgctactcctactgctctctcctcgtctgaccacgtgttctcgcacaccccgagagcatctggtcagcggggtggtggcactggaatcgtcatctctcccaagtggacattctctctttctcccctgacccatctgtctatctcctcttttgaattccatgctgtcacaatcactagcccattcaagcttaacatccttaccatttatcgccctccaggttcccttggagagttcatcaatgagcttgacgccttgataagttcctttcctgaggatggctcacctctcacagttctgggtgactttaacctccctacgtctacctttgactcatttctctctgcctccttctttccactcctctcctcttttgacctcaccctctcaccgtccccccctactcacaaggcaggcaatacgcttgacctcatctttactagatgctgttcttctactaatctcactgcaactcccctccaagtctccgatcactaccttgtatccttttccctctcgctctcctccaacactactcactctgcccctactcagatggtattgcgccgtcgcaaccttcgctctctctctcctgctactctctcctcttccatcctatcatctcttccctctgctcaatccttctccaaccaatctcctgattctgcctcctcaaccctcctctcctccctttctgcatcctttgactctctatgtcccctatcctcccggccggctcggtcctcccctcccctcctgctccgtggcttgacgactcattgcgagctcacagaacagggcttcgggcagccgagcggaaatggaggaaaactagcctccctcactccctcctctctacattttcctcctctgtttctgctgctaaaactacctggagtgttcagaagtacaaggtgtcaagtgctcagagacatggccaaggtcaagaagactgaaacaagaccaccactgaataagattcacaagttgaagcgtcaagattgggcaaagaaatacctgaagacagatttttcaaaggttttatggacagatgaaatgaaagtgactcttgatggaccaaatggatgggcccgtggctggatcagtaatggacacagggcaccactttgagtcaggtgccagcaaggtgaaggaggggtactggtatgggctgctatcattgaggatgaggtagttggaccttttcgggttgaagatggactgaaactcaactcccaaacctactgccagtttctggaagattctttcatcaaacagtggtacaggaagaagtcctcagcattctagaaggccatgatcttaatgcaggacaatgctccatcacatgcatccaagtactccactgcttggctagccagcaagggcctcaaagatgcctgaataatgacctggcccccttcctcacctgacgtaaatcctattgagaacttgtgggcccttctcaaacatgcgatttacagtgatggaagacaatacacctttttgaacagcatttgggaggctgtggttgctgcttcagtgaaaattgatcgtgaacagatcaagaaactgacagactccatggatggaaggctcatggcagttattgaaaataagggtggctaaattggtcactgaatatttttgaaaggccaaaaatgttatataattgtcattttgtgttacttatctgttacacttactctaaaaattgagaataaacaagtgagttgagagaaattatttttgtaatttagttgcctaataattctgcacactaatagttgcctaataattgtgcacacttatatatttaccagagaaagacaaaactcacctttcctttgttaaacattcaggtttgaggttcaataacattttgggttgactgagagcattgtgtttgttcaacaataaaatgaatcccgaggaatacaatttgcctaataattgtgcacgcagtgtatagccaatattttacctttatttaactaggcaagtcagttaagaaccaattcttatttacaatgacggcctagtgggttaactgccttgttcaggggcagaacgacagatttttaccttgtcagctcggggatttgatctagcaacctttcggttactggcccaacgctctgtcattctgcccctgaacaaggcagttaacccactgttcccctgataggccgtcattgtaaataagaatttgttgttaaatgatttgcctagttaaataaaggttaaataataaattcATATCCTGTTTGTCCATTCATTGCATGTTACTGACAATTTTGTTTGATACAAGGTGTCTGTTTTCATTATAGTCTTCGAAAAACCGAATAAACAACTGATCACAAAAAAAGTACAATTACAAAGAGATGTTAATGGTTGTAAACAAACTCCTCTTGGTCAGTAATGAGGCCCCACCTTCTGTCTTCCGTCAGCTGTGGACGGGCGCTCACCCCAAAGGAGACGCCCTCATCAAGGACAACAGGATAGCCCAGAGGACGCTGGGCCAGTGGATCGCAGACTACCCAGCATGCTTGGGGTCAAAGGTCAAAGACACTTTCCATGGCCAGTTGCCCTTCCTCTTCAAGGTCCTGTCAGTTAACACCGCTCTGTCCATACAGGCTCATCCCAACAGGGTAAGTGTTCATTAGgacacactgtagcaaaacattttgcagcgGAAAAAGTTAACAaccgtttcttattggacaaattcagattGTATCTCACCTTTTTTCTTTCGTTCAGTGGCTACTGAATAACCCGGAAACCAGAGTAAAGGGAGGAGTGGTTTACAAATATTTATCTCAAGTATAAATGGTGTGTGTTCTTCATTTGTTTTCATTTTGGTAATCATATTGTCCTTTCCCCGTTGGTCCACACATCAGTTTCCAGAGCATTACCCTGACAACAACCACAAGCCTGAGATGGCCATCGCACTTAGTCAGTTTGAAGGCCTCTGTGGCTTCAGACCTGTGGAAGAGATCATTGGCTTTCTCAAATGTGAGTGGCATACATGGCATGAAAATTAACATCCGCCGAATGCGGGTAACTTTAGGTATTGGCGGGTAAGAGTGTgtatttcaccagccacgttggcgGGTGGTCAATTTGCAAT from Salmo salar unplaced genomic scaffold, Ssal_v3.1, whole genome shotgun sequence includes the following:
- the LOC106599510 gene encoding mannose-6-phosphate isomerase, yielding MLMVVNKLLLVSNEAPPSVFRQLWTGAHPKGDALIKDNRIAQRTLGQWIADYPACLGSKVKDTFHGQLPFLFKVLSVNTALSIQAHPNRFPEHYPDNNHKPEMAIALSQFEGLCGFRPVEEIIGFLKF